The DNA window GGGCATCGAGGGGGCTGCATGCTTTGGTTCCCCGGGGCCTGTTTTTCCCTTTGCCAGACAACAAACTGTGGGGTGTGGGCTTGGCCTCAAGGCTGATCACAGATGAGAACCGGACCCTGGCATTCTCCCTGGTCCTGCTGGACCATTTAGGGGTGAGGCCAGTGAAGCCCAAACAGGTCAGCTCCTTTCCCCATCCCAGAAAGCCATTGCCCCTGACGCTTGCCGGGGTCTCCTGCCCAGACACTGGACGGCTGCTTGAGAGTGCGCTCTGGGCCCCCGTCTCTGTTTCTGTCGGGACTGTGCTGGCCCCTGCTTTGTGAAGACGTCCGGGAGGCTTCATTGTACTCCCGGCTCCCGGGAGGCCTGGCGGTAGGCGAGGTGATGCTGTCCTGCCGGTCGTGACAACGGCAGTGCCCCCCTGTGTGCCAGGCTCCCTGAGACGTCGTTACGCCATACCTGTTATGGCTCCATCATGTTTCAGGCAATAGGGCCCAGTGAAGAATGAGATGGCGAAGGtcggcctccctccacccccagaaGTTTGGCAACGCGGAACGGTTGCAAGGTTGCCGGTTGCTAAACGTACCGAGTTCATCTCCATCGCTTTTGTCCAGGCCCTTCCATCTGCTCGGCATTTCCTTGCAAAATGCCTATGCATCCCTCAAAACCCctcttctcccccgccccccccccccccccgcaccgacCTGGCTGCACACGCCCAGCAGCATCTACTGGAGGAGTCCAGAGGAGCAGCGGCCCCTGGGGCGCATGAACTGAGTTTGGTGGCCACTGAGCATCATCCCCCTGGCTCTTCTGGGCCACTCCTTCCCTGCCCGGGACCAGGCCTCGACCATCACCCCTAGCCCCTcaccccctgcctccctccctccctccctccctgctcctccagcCCCACGTGGGGTTTTACCACTCACACTGCTGCTATGCAGTGGTGGATGGAGTGATTTCCTTACCAGAACCGCGGCGCAGCAAATCCGCTTTACCTGCCGCTTTGTTACACGTGGCTTTGCCCTCGGGTGTGTCAGGCCCGAGGGCTGCTGGGTTGCGTGTACATCATGGGACGGCCTGCTGATGGCTGTCCTGCTCCTGGTGTGGTGAGAGTAAGCATTCCTGTCCCGAAGGCCGGGCGGGAGCGGCCGGgctccgggaaccaggggcaaACGCCGCAGGTGTCTCGGGCAGAAGTTGGGTGGTTACAGGAAAGCAAATCGGGCATGCGCAGTGCCATGTCCAACGCTGCATTCCCGAGCATGCGCAGTGCCATGTCCAAGGCTGCATTCCCGAGCATGCGCAGTGCCATGTCCAAAGCTGCATTCCCGAGCATGCGCAATGCCATGGTCAACGCTACATCCTGAGCATGCGGTGTGGTGCCAAGCTCTACATCCTGAGCATGCGCAATGCCATGTCCAACGCTGCATTCCCGAGCATGCGCAATTCCACGTCCACCTCTGCATCCTATGTGCAGTGCCATGTCCACGCTGCATTCCCGAGCACGCGCAGTGCCACGTCCACCTCTGCATTCCCGAGCACGCGCAGTGCCACGTCCACCTCTGCATTCCCGAGCACGCGCAGTGCCATGTCCACTCTGCATTCCCGAGCACACGCAGTGCCATGTCCACCTCTGCATTCCCGAGCATGCGCAGTGCCATGTCCACTCCGCACCCCGAGCATGCGCGGCTTTTCAGGGCCCGCTGTATCGTTTCCCTCGTTTCGCAGCGATGGACTCCAGGCTGTCCTCTCCAACCTGTCCTTGGGGGTGAGTGGCACAGTGTCTGATGAAGAGGAGGAACGGGCGGCCAGGATCCCATGGGGGATCCACCGGGGGTGGGGCAGAcacgggggggggctggggctggattCCCTCTCCCTGCTGAGCGGCAGCCCCAGTGGGAtctgggccccctcccctcccctccccggctccTCTTCAGGTACACGCCAGTCACTTACTCGGTGGGACACAGACGGGAACTTGCTTTTCTCTGCTCAGGACTGTAATggagtcacccccaccccccccaccccacccccccccaccccacccccccacccccccaaagggAGAGGATTCCCGGTTcctcctagagtccaccactcagtctccagcaaaaggATGATacaaggatggatttattggggaagtaaaaagcgaaccgagggctggggatatggcctagtggcaagagtgcctgccttggatacacgaggccctaggttcgattccccagcaccacatatacagaaaacggccagaagcggcgctgtggctcaagtggcagagtgctagccttgagcgggaagaagccagggacagtgctcaggccctgagtccaaggcccaggactggccaaaaaaaaaagcgaaCCGACcggccagggtcgcagcccagactcgggagctgaaactgcgacttCGAGCggccttccaggcctggttacaaaggcaaacatcacatagccaaacctgccacatgcaggtggcaaTGGggtgacaacacttacagagcgtgCCGGGTTGCACGCAGGTGGCAATGGGGTTACAgcctgtctcacagtatctgtttgaaccaagctAGCGTTCTAGTTGGAATTGGGGCATGGCTTTGGCGGGCTCACATGATCttgggagggcacgggtttaaccttgaacgttccttgaacctcCTTCCACGCCTCGGGTGGTCAAGCAGTGTACACAATCTCAtcatagtgaaggggaacttccctggattgaGCAGACAGGGCACCCTCCCAACCccgaggctcaggggcagggcgagcttagtgaagatggaggcgGCTTCTGCTCCCTTTACCTgggatggagtcaatctgacaccctccacagccaggagtggcgctggcCAGagctgacctccctattacaaggACAAAAGGGCCTTGCCGCACGCAGCCATCGCAGGTGCTTTTCCAAGCCAGCCGGCGTCCCGGGGCGCATCTTAGGGAATTCCCAGTGTAGAGGATGAAATCAAGCGCTCCATGCCGTTCCTGACTCTCCTCTGGCTGGGGCAGGGCGGGTGCGGTCACCTGGTTACCTGGGGGCGCCGAGCCCCCGAGGCGGCGGCTGGGTTTGAGGGGATGGCAGGTGGGAAGGGTGCGGGCCCCCGCTAGCAGGACCGGGGCTCAGGCTCCCCcttggctgccccccccccccagcggcccTGTGTGCGGGCTTGGCATTGGCTGCCATGAAGCCGGGTGCCCTGGTGGACGCGTGGCTGCTCTCACTTGGGCAGCTGCTGCCCCCTTCGCTGGAAGCCATGCTCAATCCCGCACCTGAGCGGGGCCTGACCCGACCCCAGCCTCACCTCTGCATGGAGCCTCGTGGGACGTGCAATGCTCACTTCTTTACTCTGTTGCACTAACAACACACTCGACAGAAACGCAGTAGAGGAGGAGAACTTAGTTCAGCTCGTGGCTTCACAAGTTTCCATCGACGGCCCGTGGTCCCTCGGCCCGTGGCTCCGTGGCGAGACACAATGTCGTGCATGGCAAGTGCAGGGTGGAGATGGTTCCCTTGGaggccaggaaggggaggggggaatggaggggggaagagagagggggggagagaggaagagagagggggagagaaaggaagatggagaaagggagagagaaaaaaaagagaggaagagagagggagagggagggagagagaaagagagacaaagggagagagagaaagagaagggggagaggggggagagggagaggaggaagaggaaagaggattcagaggaggaggaagcgctGCCCAGAGGAGGAAGGACAAGACAGCGCTGCCCAGACCTGCTCAGAGTGACTTACTTCCTCTAGCGACCCCCCACCCCTAAACTTCCCCCATCTCCCCAAACAGCGCCAGCCTCGGGACCCCACGTGGACACCTCACACGCACACCATGGCCTCTGGCCATCCTGGCCGAGAAAGGTCTGCCTTCCCCCCGGGCTGTGCCCCTCAGAGCCCGCAGCCCGGCTCTGTCCTTGTGGGGAtcctgaccccccaccccccattcaaTCATCCCAACTGCCCCTAGCTCCATTACCTCTCCTTTCCGCAACGCTTTCCCCACGCAGGCCCCGAGGGGGCAGCGCCTGCCTGCGGCCCAGCAGCGCCCCGTGGGTCACCCTCATCTGGGGTGCCTTTAGCTGATTCTCCTGTCAGCAGCCACCGTAGCCAGGCACGGGACGGCAGACGCGCGGGGCGTGGGGTGTGCCAGACGCCCCCCCAGAAGGTGGCTGGGGCCTCTGCTTCCCCCTCCGGGACCGGGCTCCACAGTGGCCTccccagcctggggtggggggggatctgATGCGCCCAGGGCACCCCGGCTGCCTGGCCCTCCTGGCTCCCGATGGAACAGTGACCTCGCGCATTTGAAAACCCAACATCTGCAGCTTCCCCGGCCCTGCAGACGTCATAAAACATCAAAGGGGACGGGAAACCGCCCGGGGTCCCTGTAAACGAACTCATTTttacaaggggaaaaaatgacCCTCACAGGGGGGCGGCTGTGGGCTCGTCCCGTGCTGGGCGGTGCGGTGTGGCTCGCGGGATCTGCTCGTCCGCCGCGTTAGCTCCCGCGCCTGCGTGTTCAGCGTCTTGCAGCCCGCAGCCCTGCACCGCGAGCATGGAGCTCCGTCCTGTCTTCTGCTCCCATCCGCGGGGGGCTCTGTGTTGCCTTCTGCTTGGCTGCAGCCCGAGGGCCACCCCACCGCTGTGTGACGTTAGGCTGGTCGCTTGACCTCCCTGGCCTGCACTTTCTTCTTCCTGAAAAGCAGAGAGTGAGGCGGGGTCAGGCATAGCACTCTGGATAGGAGACAGGGCGGGATGGCACACATGGTGgaggatggcgggggggggggaccccaggcGTCCACAgggctgaggctgaggcaggaccgGGGTCTGGCCCCCAGGGTGCCGTGTGGGGCCCCTAGGGCCCGCGAGTGCTGGCTGGCAGCCCCACGAGTCCCATCCATGAGACTGACCTTTTCTGGGGACAGGAGAACACAGAGCCCTGGCTAAAGGCACGGGAGGTGTCGGTGGGGGGCCCGGGGTTCAGGCTTGGGAATCTTGTGGCTGATGTTGATGAGGGCGACTCCTGTCTCCGCCCTCACCTCGACCTGGGAAAGAACTCTCTCGTTTAAATGGCAACGACACCCCAATCACCCCTCATGCCGCTCGCTTCCTTCTCACAGCTAAAAGGAAATAAACCGACGGTTTACAGAATCCCAAGTGGAGCCTGCAGAagcggagggagggctggggggggggggtgctgagccAGGCCCTCGCTGGGCACGACGGGCCTGCGTGTCTGTCCAGCCCCCCTGGCCTCTGTTTTCCAGCCGGTGTCAACGGTGGCAGTGCCCTGCCCGCCCCAGGGCCGCTCAGGCCGCCTCGTTCTGGTTCAGGCCGCCTTATTCTGTTTCAGGCCTCCTCGTCCCGGTGCTTCCGTGGCCGCCACCCGCCCCAGGCGCTGCTCATCGCTGAAAAGCACCGGGGAGATGCAGAGCCGAGCCGCTCCGCCCTGGGACGCCCTGAGCCACACATGGCGAGAGACGGAAGCCCCTCTTGTGATGCGTGTCACACACCTGGGGACTGAGTCCTGCCTGGTGGAGGGTCTTCCCCATGCCCGCTCCACCCCTCCTACCTCCTgtcgtgtgtgtgcacacgtgtatgtgcatgtgtgtgtgcatacggaGGGGCTGCAGGAAAGCCggcaaggcccaggtctggcggctggagggggggggggggaggtggcgcGGGCAGGGCCAGCCGGCAGGAATGGGGCCGCAGGACCCGGGTGGGAGCAACCACGTGGATTTCAGAAGGGCCTGGGCTCAGGGCAGAGGCAGTGAGAGACACTCCGCTGCGGCTCAGGGGGCGTTTTGTGTTCAGCCTCCGGGGCAAGGAGGAAGCAGGAGAGAGGGGTAAGAAATATGCAGGGGTCCCCAGCAGAAGGGGCAACCTATAGTGCCTTGCGGCAGGCACACGTGTCTCCGCCGGGGTGGACGCCTGGACCGTTGAGACGTCTCAACGCAAGGTGTGCAGAGTGGCAGGCACACCCCACGGGCATTGCGGCCCGTGGCCACTAGAGGGCGGTGACGCCTTTCCCGCTCCTCGCCCCCGTGCTTCACACAGACCTGGGAGGCCCGTGACCGGGAGGGAGGTGGAACaggaccccgagccccccgcaCACCCACCCCAGCATCAGCTCCTGCTGCCCCCCACCTTGTACCTGAGCACCTGGGGGTGGAGAAGGAACCGGGGGGCTAGCCGGAGTCACCCCCCACACAGTCCTGTCACCGAGTCCTCCCGGGCCATCTGCAGCCTTCTCCCAGGTGACTCCTGAGCAGCGCAGTCACTCCCGGGGAACCCTTGGAAGCGTTGGGGTGGGGCCCAGATCTGTGGGTGCCCCGGGTCCTCCCATGTGTGGATCAGGACGGCCCCTCAGGCTGCCCGAGGGCAGTGTGGGTAGAGGGCCCGTGGAGTGGATCGGCTTGGAAGGTCACCCGGATGGCTGGTTTGCAGAGTCCCTGCATGAACCTTTGCGAGCCGGGAGCCTCGTTCGCATGTGTGAATCTGCTGATAATCAATCACATCTGAATCTGCTTCCAATCGATCGCATCTGTCAGGGCGCCGGCCGCCTCTCCCAGGGGCTGGCCGCTCCCTCAGGCTTGTGGCCTCCTCCAGGCCGTGCCCCGCTTGCCCGGCTCCTTTCACTGGCTCCCTCGGCCCCTGTCTGCCCTGCTGGCTGGTATGTGCTGGGGTGGCAGAACCCAGGGGGTCCCCTGTACCCTCGAGAGTGGCGGGGCGTCGGCCCCTCTCCCAGGAGCTTCTGCTCCGCGGGTGCTGGAGCCCAGGCCGGGCTGTGCGCACCCAGGTCGTCCGGGCGTGCTGTCCTGCTCTGCACGGCGAAGGCCTCGGGGCTTGGGGAAGCCtggggcctggcggggggggggggggagcctcgggcctgggggggggctttgggcctgggggggggcctTGGGCCTGGTGGGGGGGAGCCTGGGGCTTGGGAGGGGAGTCGCAGGCCTGGGGGGGTCCCCGTCCTGCCTCCGCCCCACGCCCTCCAGTTTCCCCTGTGGCCCTCATACAACTCCAGGCGTCTTAGGCCACCTGTGGCGGGAGGTCATCGACGGTCAGGGCCCCTGGGGCCTCTGTGGGGACTTCCCTGGGGTCCGTGCACGCGGGAGGACGGGGCGCCCGGGGGCAGGTCCCCATGGGAAGCAAAGAGGCCGCGGGGTGCGCGCACAGGAAGCTCGCccacagggaaagggaaggacgaggagcggggtgggggggggtctccccaAGCGTGGAGGCGGGAATCCCGTCCGGGAAGGCCCCCTAGCCTGGTCTTGGCCAGACGTTCCGGCCGCAGTCCCTGCGCACGCGCGCTAGTGGGGTGCGTCTTTGATTGGTGAAGCGGTGGTCACGTGCTGCGTGAGGCCCCTTCTGATTGGATCCCCGCCCTCTGGGAACCGGAGCACTGATTGGACTCTCCCTCGGTCTTTTGTAAAGAGCTTTCTGATTGGATCACCTGAGTAAGGATGCTGTCTTCTGATTGGATCCCCTCCTGTGGGCCCCGCCGGAAATAAGTGATTTGTGCTGATCCCTCGTTGCCTCCACGCGGGCCTTTACCTCAGCCCCCTTTAACCTGTAACTGCCTAACCAGGGTCAGataactgcccccccccaagtGGTTTATCCTGTTttgccaccaccaccatcatcaccagcaccaccatcatcaccaccatcaccaccatcaccatcatcaccaccatcaccaccaccaccatcaccaccgtcaccacccactaccaccaccatcatcaccatcaccaccaccgtcaccacccactaccaccaccatcatcaccatcaccaccaccatcaccaccaccaccatcatcatcatcatcaccaccaccaccatcaccaccaccaccaccaccatcatcaccaccatcaccaccaccaccatcatcaccatcaccaccaccatcaccaccaccaccaccaccatcaccaccaccaccacatcaccaccaccatcaccaccaccaccatcatcatcaccaccaccacctccaccatcaccaccaccaccaccaccatcatcaccaccatcaccaccaccatcaccaccaccaccaccatcaccaccaccaccatcatcaccatcaccaccaccatcaccaccaccaccaccatcaccaccaccaccatcatcaccaccaccaccaccatcatcaccaccaccacctccaccatcaccaccaccatcaccaccactatcaccaccactagAGGGGTAACCACTAGGTTGGGTTGGCTTCAAGGTGAAACCTGGCCAGCACAGGACCACCCACCTGGCCCTTGTCATCTGACCTGGGACCCCCTGGGCCGGGTTGCTGCTGCCCAAATGGATGGAGATCAATTAATTACAAATCAAATGCTGCAGAGCAAGTTTCCCCGATCTGTGTCTCACTGCCAGaacatttaggggaaaaaaaaaatagagctacaTCCAAGAACTTGATTATAAATGGTTTAGAAATGTGCATCCAGGGCCTATATAATTCCTGGCGTGCCTCACCATGTAGCAATATAAATCTAAGTTATTACTGCTGACCTGCCATTTTCCACGTAATTGAACTCTGTTCTTTTACTCTTCTCCCTCCGTCCTCTCCTATAACATTTCTTCCACGTCAGGATGGGCCTTCCCTCTGTCCTGCTTGTTCTTGATCTGCACAGTCTATAGCACGAAGGCAATTCTGTAGGCACAGCACTTTTGCACCGCAACTGAGCTTGAACCTTGGGGACTTTCATTTCCCTCTTGCCTCATAATTCTCCCTTGGTTTCAATCACCCCTGGATATGAAGGTGTGATGCTGACATCAGCAGAAAAAGTGCTGCGCGACCTTCTCCCAGCTCTCCTGTGTGCTCAGGGGGGGAGATAAGGGCGCGGTGGGGGTCTCCACTGCCGGCTGACGCCCAGGCAACTGTATTTCATACAAAGACTCGAGGCCACGTGAGAATGAATGTCCACaggatgcgtgtgtgtgtgcacgcgcgcgtgcacatgcaGTGTTTGAAAACATAGGAGCCAGTTCTCGGGAGCTGTACCTCCTGTGTACAAACAGTGCATATCTTGTGAAGAAAGATGGGGTACCGTCTCCCTGAAATTGCAGGATCTTAGCCGGTGATGTTGCTTGGTCTCTTCAGTAATAGGATTCAATGTCTATAAATGTCCCGGTGATATTTACTGAGCAAGTGGATGGCGTCAGTccaggcaaaggcaggaggaggGGCACACGTGGGCATGCGCAGTGCAGTCCTTGCCTTCCTGGTGCGAACTGGAGAGAAACAGTTCACAAGTAACCCGGCAGGGCCATGGGCGGACAGCGCAGGCTCACGGATGCGGTCGGAGAGTAATGGTGGCCGACGGGTCGGTGGGGGGGAGGAGCGTCAAAGCTCATTCAAAGTAGAAGGTGCAGCAGGTTTTCCAACAGGAGGAAGATAGGGCCTagttggtgtgtgtgcgtgtgcgtgtgtgtgtgtgtgtgtgtgtgtgtgtgtgtgtgtactgggcctGGGACTCAAGGCCTTACGCTTTTGCTGGgctgtattgtttttcttttctcttgcgcTCAAGGCTGGTTGGGCCATCCCTCCACTGCCaacttgtttttggtggttacttggagatatgagtctcagagccttttctgcctgggctggttcagaaccgcgatcctcaggtctcagttccctgagtagctaggattttaggccaTGGTTGATACTTTCAGAACGGCTTATTCAGTCTGCTGTGTGGGCATTAGACGGGAGGCCTGTAGCATGGCCACTGCAGTAGTCCACGTTAGAGGTCATGGTGACCTTGATTCGTATATTAGCCATGGGGACAGAAAACATGGCAATGACTCAATAAATACGTTAGAGTTCTGTAGAGAAAcagaacaggtgtgtgtgtgtgcgtgcgtgtgtgcacgcacacacctgCGTGTTCCTATACGGATTGGCTCCTGCAATTAGGATGGCTGAGCGGTGTATAAGCAGGTCTGTGAAGAGACCCAGGAGGGCTGGCGTggtgtcctcccccctcccctcccctcccccttcccccaggccCTCACAGAGGACACAAGCTTCCCGTTAGGAAGACTTTCTTTATTGGATTTCCATCGCTTGTCAACGGTTCCCACGAGCGCCATGCAAGCCTTGCAGACACACGCACACGCCAGAACCTTGCTTTgaaaagaagcaggaagcaggAGGGGCGCTGGCATGAAGAAGAAACGTGGGTGAATGTATGTGGGCGCCCCTCGAGAAGGAGCGACAGCGCCCCGAGTCCATGAACGCGGGTGAGATTTCACCGCGTGGCTTCTCTCAGGCTACAGTCTTCCTAAAAGACAAACCGGGGGGCCCTTCCTGCTGTGTCTCACCATCCCGGAGCTGGGCCTGGGGAGCCCTGGCGGGTCAGGGCCTCGGGAGATGGGGGCGGTGGGGCCCGGGGCCCCCCGGCCTCCCTCCTGGTGGGTGCTTCTCTGGGCGGGCTGCGTGTTCAGCTCTGGCCATCGGGGGGCGCCGTGGTCACCGGGGTCGGGTATTCCAAGGCCTGGCAGTCATCGGAGAGGAAGACCAAATCCTGCAGAAGACCAACCATGGCGACGGCCACcacgggggcggccggggcgtcCACCCGAGCAGGGGGCTGCTGGGGACGGCTCCAGAGCCCCCTCTCCCCCGTGGGAGCTCgccccagcccttcccccccaGAGACACCCACATCAAGGCTACGGAGACACACGGTGGGGCAGTGGAGAGTGAATGAACGAACGAATGAATGAACGAGCAGAAGGAAAGGTGGATGAGAGAATGGAGGCCCTGTGGCCGCCAGCCGTGGCCTTGGGAACGGTGCCCTCCTCCCATGTCTGCACCCCACTTGTGCACCCCGCTTGGGGTCTCCGTGCACCCACAGGCCGCAGGAGGAGACGCTGGGCCAATCCTGGCTCTGGCGGTGAACTCCGCCCTGGCGAGGTGTCACGAGAGGGacactgagcccccccccccccgagggaggGGAGAGCGcacagagcccctccccccagcccctcctccaggaagcctcccACTGCCACCACTGGGCCGTGTGTCCAAGGAGATGGGGGGCTCGTCACAGGGCGACCTGGCTGTGGAAGgcggccctccccgcccctccccctccccgcccctcctcccccctccccgcccggcctcccACCCTGCGGCAGAAGGAGTTCATGATGGTGTACAGCTTGCGCGCCTTGTCCTTCAGGGCGGCCGCCGGGGCCATTTGCCAGCACTGGGGCGAGGCCGCAAAGTCCCGCAGCTTGGCCAGCACGCAGTGGTTCTGGGAGCAGAGGCAGGACGGGCTTGGGGGAGAAGCAGAAGCCGGGGGCCCGGGGCAGAgctccaccacccctcccccctgggCAGGtatccccatcccccccaccctcacTCCCCACCCTGGCTGGGCAGGCCCTCTTACGTGGATGTCCAGGTACAGGCCGGGCAGGGACCTCACACACGGCTCCTGAGGAAAGGATCCCAGCTGCTGGCCACGGGCCCCCTCACTGCGTCCCCCGGGGGGCCCCTCACCCGGACCCCAGCCTCCCAGGGACGGTGGCCGAGCCTTTCCGTCTTCTTCTTGCTCCTGACAGccgccctggggtttgaactcagagccttgcggTTGCTGGGCAGGCCACCCTGGCCTGAGCCATCGCTCCAAACCTTTCGGCTTTAGTTTCGTTTTTTTCTGGGTGCTTTTGCCTATGGCTGGCCTGGGCCAGGCTGCCTATGCCTCCCACCCAGGCCTCCAGGGAGCTGGGACTCTCGGCAGGGGCTGCCGCCTCTGGCTTGTTGGCTCGGGTAGGGTGTCTCGATaggttttgcccaggct is part of the Perognathus longimembris pacificus isolate PPM17 chromosome 16, ASM2315922v1, whole genome shotgun sequence genome and encodes:
- the Cytl1 gene encoding cytokine-like protein 1; this encodes MASWTPCLLLLLLAGPPAAQAAPPTCYSRVLTLSREITRDFQSLQAAEGTEPCVRSLPGLYLDIHNHCVLAKLRDFAASPQCWQMAPAAALKDKARKLYTIMNSFCRRDLVFLSDDCQALEYPTPVTTAPPDGQS